A section of the Thermus antranikianii DSM 12462 genome encodes:
- the rpsJ gene encoding 30S ribosomal protein S10, giving the protein MPKIRIKLRGFDHKTLDASAQKIVEAARRSGAQVSGPVPLPTRVRRFTVIRGPFKHKDSREHFELRTHHRLVDILNPNRKTIESLMSLDLPTGVEIEIKTVGGGK; this is encoded by the coding sequence ATGCCCAAGATCCGCATCAAGCTACGGGGCTTTGACCATAAGACCCTGGACGCCTCGGCCCAGAAGATCGTGGAGGCCGCCCGGCGTTCTGGGGCCCAGGTCTCAGGTCCCGTGCCTTTGCCCACCCGGGTGCGGCGCTTCACCGTGATCCGGGGTCCTTTCAAGCACAAGGACTCCCGAGAGCACTTTGAGCTTCGCACCCACCACCGCCTGGTGGACATCCTGAACCCCAACCGCAAGACCATCGAGAGCCTCATGTCCCTGGACCTGCCCACCGGGGTGGAGATCGAGATCAAGACCGTGGGGGGTGGCAAATGA
- the tuf gene encoding elongation factor Tu, whose amino-acid sequence MAKGEFIRTKPHVNVGTIGHVDHGKTTLTAALTFVTAAENPNVEVKDYGDIDKAPEERARGITINTAHVEYETAKRHYSHVDCPGHADYIKNMITGAAQMDGAILVVSAADGPMPQTREHILLARQVGVPYIVVFMNKVDMVDDPELLDLVEMEVRDLLNQYEFPGDEVPVIRGSALLALEQMHRNPKTRRGENEWVDRIWELLDAIDEYIPTPVRDVDKPFLMPVEDVFSITGRGTVATGRIERGKVKVGDEVEIVGLAAETRRTVVTGVEMHRKTLQEGIAGDNVGLLLRGVSREEVERGQVLAKPGSITPHTKFEASVYVLRKEEGGRHTGFFSGYRPQFYFRTTDVTGVVQLPAGVEMVMPGDNVTFTVELIKPVALEEGLRFAIREGGRTVGAGVVTKILE is encoded by the coding sequence ATGGCCAAGGGCGAGTTTATCCGTACGAAGCCTCACGTGAACGTGGGGACGATTGGGCACGTGGACCACGGGAAGACGACGTTGACTGCGGCGTTGACGTTTGTTACGGCGGCGGAGAACCCGAATGTGGAGGTGAAGGACTACGGGGATATAGACAAGGCGCCGGAGGAGCGTGCGCGGGGGATTACGATCAACACGGCGCATGTGGAGTACGAGACGGCGAAGCGGCACTATTCGCACGTGGATTGTCCTGGGCACGCGGACTACATCAAGAACATGATTACGGGTGCGGCGCAGATGGACGGGGCGATTTTGGTGGTGTCGGCGGCGGACGGGCCGATGCCGCAGACGCGGGAGCACATTTTGCTGGCGCGCCAGGTGGGGGTGCCGTACATTGTGGTGTTTATGAACAAGGTGGACATGGTGGACGATCCGGAGCTTTTGGATTTGGTGGAGATGGAGGTGCGGGATCTTTTGAACCAGTACGAATTTCCTGGGGACGAGGTTCCGGTGATTCGGGGGAGCGCGTTGTTGGCGTTGGAGCAGATGCACCGGAATCCGAAGACGCGGCGTGGGGAGAACGAGTGGGTGGATAGGATTTGGGAGCTGTTGGATGCGATTGACGAGTACATACCCACGCCGGTGCGGGATGTGGACAAGCCTTTTTTGATGCCTGTGGAGGACGTGTTCAGCATTACTGGGCGTGGTACGGTGGCGACGGGGCGGATTGAGCGTGGGAAGGTGAAGGTTGGGGACGAGGTGGAGATTGTGGGTTTGGCTGCTGAGACGCGGCGGACGGTGGTGACGGGTGTGGAGATGCACCGTAAGACGCTGCAGGAGGGGATAGCTGGGGACAACGTAGGTTTGTTGCTGCGGGGTGTAAGCCGGGAGGAGGTGGAGCGGGGGCAGGTGCTGGCGAAGCCTGGGAGCATTACGCCGCACACGAAGTTTGAGGCGTCGGTGTATGTGTTGAGGAAGGAGGAGGGGGGTAGGCACACGGGGTTTTTTTCTGGGTACCGTCCGCAGTTTTACTTTCGGACGACGGATGTGACGGGGGTGGTGCAGCTGCCGGCTGGGGTGGAGATGGTGATGCCTGGGGACAATGTGACGTTTACGGTGGAGCTGATCAAGCCGGTGGCGTTGGAGGAGGGGTTGCGGTTCGCCATTCGGGAGGGTGGGCGGACCGTGGGCGCCGGCGTGGTCACCAAGATCCTAGAGTGA